Within the Phosphitispora fastidiosa genome, the region TCAGGTCACCTAAGGTTTTGATTGAAGACATCCTTTTTCTGCAAAACCTGGGGCAGGCTCCAATCTTTATTTTAAATGACTTTCGCATGGCAGGTCCCGAATTTACTGAAGAATTCCTAACATTACTGGAAGAGTCCAACATAAAGAATGAGCTGGTCTTTGAGCTGTTTTTCCCGGCCGGCGATGAGTTTTTCGGAAGACTGGACAAGGCCTTACCCCAGTACAGCATTGAAATTACTTTGGAATCACACATTGAGCGGATTCGTAAGTTTAACGGCAAACTACCGGTAAGCAATGAAAAGATTGAGGCATCCCTGGAATCGGCCTTGAGAAACAACTGCCGCAAAATAGACATCTTCTTTATGACCGGAATTCCCAAACAGTCTTACGAGGATGCCGTTTCTTCAGTAGATTACTGTGCTTATCTTCTGGATAAGTTCCAGGGTGATAAACGCCTGTGTTTCTTTGTGGCTCCGCTGGCGCCTTTTCTGGACCCCGGATGCCGTGCTTTCGAAGAACCGGAGAAGTTCGGCTACAAGCAGTTTTACCGCACCCTTGAAGAACACCGTCAGGCTCTCACCATGCCAAGTTGGAAATATATCCTCAGTTATGAAACTGACTCCATGACCCGGGATGAAATCGTTGAAGCCACATATGAAGCCGCCTTAAGGTTAAATCAGGTTAAGAAGGATTATGGCTTAATTGAAGAAAAACTTTATGCCGATATCGATTATCGGATAAGAATGGCCCGGGATATAATCAGGGAAATTGATGAAATAGTTAAACTCCCTCAAAGTGAGCAAAAGGCTATGAGAGAGCAAATGCGCCAAAAGGTTGAAGCCGTGAATAAAGCTACAATATGCGGCAATGATGAGCTAAAGTGGCCGTTCAAAGAAAGGCTGTCAAATGGTTTCACGCTTTTTAAGGTTCTGGTAGGTCTGTTCTTCAAAGAATGGTCCCTCCTGTTTAACAGGATCAGGCTGACATTAACAGATGATGACTTCAGGACAGTTAATAAATGATCTGGTTCATTAAATGATAAGTAAGCAAACCTCAAATGATAAGTAAGTAAACCTCCTCTCTCTATAATTTAAAGAACGCACATCACTGGTTGATGTGCGTTCTCTTTTACCCCCAAATAAAAAGACAGGTTTTCACCTGTCTGGAATTCTTTATGGCTCCCCGGGTAGGACTCGAACCTACAACCTACCGGTTAACAGCCGGTTGCTCTACCATTGAGCTACCGAGGAATATCTCAACGAATAATATATTAACATACTTTCAAATCTATTTCAAGTGCAATCCATTTCTAATTTTTTCAGCAAGAGCAAGATTAGATATTTATGCAGCATCTGAATTAAATAAATCGAAAAAACAGTAATCAGAAATCAAAGGGTGGTCCAACTGTATACCTGTTTACTGAGCAGATGGATCAGGGAATATCTCAGTAATCTTTGTCTTAACCACATATTGGGGCTTGGGAAGGTTTAGGTTCATCCCCTCTATCACTTTACAGACCTTATCATAGAGCTCCCCTTGATTTATCAGTTCTGCTTCCCCTTTGAACTGATAACTGACCATTTTTTTGTGATCTCCCACAATGATACATATTTTATTGTTTTCCATTAAGTTCTTCCGTGTTTTAGCAGAGAAAATGTCTGCAAAAATCAGGTGTTCATCATCCAAAACCTGCAGAGATCCTTTAAAAGATGCGTTGGGCATTCCGTTTTTGTCTGCTGTAGCAGCAACACATAGCTTTACTTCCTGGATATAATCTTTAATTTCTTTTGTTAACTTCGCCATACAAGGCACCCCCGTTTAATTGTTTTTGGTTTGCGCAAGCCGCTCGTGTTTGGTGAAAAG harbors:
- a CDS encoding pyridoxamine 5'-phosphate oxidase family protein → MAKLTKEIKDYIQEVKLCVAATADKNGMPNASFKGSLQVLDDEHLIFADIFSAKTRKNLMENNKICIIVGDHKKMVSYQFKGEAELINQGELYDKVCKVIEGMNLNLPKPQYVVKTKITEIFPDPSAQ
- a CDS encoding TIGR04190 family B12-binding domain/radical SAM domain protein, yielding MFRKDLVFLHAPSVYDFRKDTIMFGPISDVVPSSPTFEMYPVGITSIADTLEQNGFNVQLINLAYQMLRSPDYDVEKVIAGLNPRIFAFDLHWLPHAHGSVEVAKIVKKYHPDTPVLFGGLSASYYHEELVSYPCVDYVVRGDSTEEIVKQLVIAVRQGVPVDKIPNLTWKKPDGKVVVNPLTHVPDDMDYASIPSYKYVVRSVFKYASLHNTVPYADWLKYPVTALLTSRGCTQNCSICGGSASAYKKICNRSKPAFRSPKVLIEDILFLQNLGQAPIFILNDFRMAGPEFTEEFLTLLEESNIKNELVFELFFPAGDEFFGRLDKALPQYSIEITLESHIERIRKFNGKLPVSNEKIEASLESALRNNCRKIDIFFMTGIPKQSYEDAVSSVDYCAYLLDKFQGDKRLCFFVAPLAPFLDPGCRAFEEPEKFGYKQFYRTLEEHRQALTMPSWKYILSYETDSMTRDEIVEATYEAALRLNQVKKDYGLIEEKLYADIDYRIRMARDIIREIDEIVKLPQSEQKAMREQMRQKVEAVNKATICGNDELKWPFKERLSNGFTLFKVLVGLFFKEWSLLFNRIRLTLTDDDFRTVNK